A window of Rhododendron vialii isolate Sample 1 chromosome 13a, ASM3025357v1 contains these coding sequences:
- the LOC131312584 gene encoding signal peptide peptidase, whose translation MKNHERVANLALAGLTVAPLVVKVDPNLNVILTACLTVYVGCYRSVKATPPSETMSNEHAMRFPLVGSAMLLSLFLLFKFVSKDLVNAVLTCYFFVLGIVALSATLLPAIRRFLPNHWNEDLIVWRFPYFRSLEVEFTRSQIIAGIPGTFFCAWYASQKHWLANNVLGLAFCIQGIEMLSLGSFKTGAILLCGLFVYDIFWVFFTPVMVSVAKSFDAPIKLLFPTADSARPFSMLGLGDIVIPGIFVALALRFDVSRGKKSQYFNSAFLGYAVGVVLTIIVMNWFQAAQPALLYIVPAVIGFLAVHCIWNGDVKQLLAFDESKTATSEDDDATSSKKVE comes from the exons GTTTAACTGTGGCACCACTGGTTGTAAAGGTAGATCCAAATTTGAATGTCATTTTGACTGCTTGCCTCACCGTTTACGTGGGGTGCTACCGCTCGGTCAAGGCAACTCCACCTTCA GAGACAATGTCTAATGAACATGCCATGCGCTTCCCTTTGGTTGGGAGTGCAATGCTGTTATCATTATTCTTACTCTTTAAGTTTGTATCAAAAGACTTGGTTAATGCTGTTCTGACGTGCTACTTCTTTGTACTTGGGATCGTCGCTCTTTC GGCGACACTATTACCTGCAATCAGACGTTTTTTGCCAAATCATTGGAATGAGGACCTAATAGTCTGGCGTTTCCCATATTTCCGTT CTTTGGAGGTTGAGTTCACAAGGTCTCAGATCATCGCAGGAATACCTGGAACCTTTTTCTGTGCGTGGTATGCTTCACAGAAGCATTGGCTAGCTAACAATGTGTTGGGCCTCGCATTCTGCATCCAG GGAATTGAAATGCTGTCACTTGGATCGTTTAAGACTGGCGCCATCCTACTT TGTGGGCTTTTTGTGTATGATatcttttgggttttctttaCCCCTGTGATGGTTAGTGTCGCAAAATCTTTTGATGCTCCTATAAAG CTTTTATTCCCAACGGCTGATTCTGCGCGTCCGTTTTCGATGCTTGGACTGGGAGATATAGTGATTCCAG GCATTTTTGTAGCATTGGCATTGCGTTTTGATGTGTCCAGGGGGAAAAAGAGCCAGTATTTCAATAGTGCTTTTCTGGGATATGCTGTTGGTGTGGTCCTTACTATCATTGTCATGAATTGGTTTCAAGCTGCACAG CCTGCTCTGCTATACATAGTACCAGCTGTTATTGGATTTTTGGCAGTTCATTGCATATGGAATGGAGATGTCAAACAG TTGTTGGCTTTTGACGAGTCTAAGACTGCCACGTCTGAAGACGATGATGCCACATCGAGCAAGAAAGTGGAGTAA
- the LOC131312585 gene encoding uncharacterized protein LOC131312585 yields the protein MEESSEVHSEDNKALPEKSKKRRFKTPSQVEALEKFYIEYKYPSEELKSQIAESVGLSEKQVSGWFCHRRLKDKKQDGETAATGRQDRSSIIVQDHVSGHRQDSCGSTKQGDNKDFEPREVESRRFLGQDFSAPGLAYNHGRPHDGDDSDTSSGSSLPLQHKFRNQNEDPLDMATSRHLPPNVNFAPLNSMGIRTRIGPSGYLKVKGQVENAAITAVKRQLGRHYRDDGPPLGVVFDLLPPGAFESSMRDPVNEASDLGGADLCHSPDSPRICNQPNFGMRYEVKDSKMTSPNSELDGASFKIMRGPYERNNSNPFPGRKLSIEQDEGSTGEMSGYGSKTSKRGSEGRRRIASVSSHNRGPYGLQVTGGEKKPWSHNSYYVSPEDAHREHCESKYPSIALKPSTSTLIEDRQLSGKMAKDDKYYGERRTFNEHCNSASAMIRPTNETRAANRDRSEFPQQLHAKKRSMSEAPQWTNQIKRSTVELPSSFSEDETCSSED from the exons ATGGAAG AGTCATCTGAAGTGCATTCTGAAGACAACAAAGCCCTTCCagagaaaagcaagaaaagaaggTTCAAGACACCATCTCAGGTTGAGGCTTTAGAGAAATTTTACATTG AATACAAATATCCCTCGGAAGAATTGAAATCACAAATTGCAGAGTCAGTAGGGCTGTCAGAAAAGCAAGTTTCTGGGTGGTTTTGCCACAGAAGGTTGAAGGACAAGAAACAGGATGGTGAAACAGCTGCAACTGGAAGACAAGATCGTTCAAGTATCATTGTACAAGACCATGTCAGTGGACATAGGCAGGATTCATGTGGCAGCACCAAACAAGGGGATAACAAGGATTTTGAACCTAGGGAGGTCGAAAGTAGAAGGTTTCTTGGCCAAGATTTTTCAGCTCCTGGCCTTGCCTATAATCATGGGCGTCCTCACGATGGAGATGACAGTGATACATCTTCGGGAAGCAGCTTGCCTTTACAACATAAATTTCGTAATCAAAATGAGGATCCTTTGGATATGGCAACTTCAAGACACCTTCCACCCAATGTCAACTTTGCGCCACTAAATTCGATGGGCATAAGAACCAGAATTGGGCCTTCAGGATATTTAAAAGTGAAGGGTCAGGTTGAAAATGCTGCTATTACCGCTGTTAAGAGGCAACTGGGGAGGCATTATCGGGATGATGGTCCACCACTTGGTGTTGTATTTGACCTGCTTCCTCCTGGTGCATTTGAGTCCTCAATGAGGGATCCAGTCAATG AAGCTTCTGACCTTGGTGGTGCAGACCTTTGCCACTCCCCAGATTCTCCTAGAATCTGCAACCAACCTAATTTTGGCATG AGGTATGAAGTAAAAGATTCCAAGATGACCTCACCCAACTCAGAGTTGGATGGAGCTAGCTTCAAAATTATGCGTGGGCCATATGAACGAAACAATAGTAATCCTTTTCCCGGACGGAAATTATCAATAGAACAGGATGAAGGTTCTACTGGTGAAATGTCTGGATATGGTAGTAAAACTTCTAAACGTGGCAGTGAAGGAAGGAGGAGAATAGCTTCTGTTTCTAGCCACAATCGAGGTCCCTATGGCCTTCAAGTTACTGGTGGAGAAAAGAAGCCTTGGTCACATAACTCTTATTATGTAAGCCCTGAGGACGCCCATAGAGAACACTGTGAATCCAAATATCCTAGCATAGCCCTCAAGCCCAGCACATCTACTCTTATTGAGGATAGACAGCTCTCTGGAAAGATGGCTAAG GATGATAAGTACTACGGAGAGAGGAGAACTTTTAATGAGCATTGCAACTCAGCCAGTGCAATGATTCGCCCAACAAATGAAACTAGG GCTGCCAATAGAGATCGGAGTGAGTTTCCACAGCAGCTGCATGCAAAGAAAAGATCAATGTCTGAGGCACCGCAATGGACAAATCAGATAAAAAG ATCGACAGTGGAGTTACCATCTAGTTTCAGCGAGGATGAAACTTGTTCTTCTGAGGATTAA
- the LOC131312586 gene encoding uncharacterized protein LOC131312586: MDEIQIAKSKAEILDKLTNSGNYPDNPTGRVSAKLGGEEVDWERISGVTAELARWRARATNRDFWTVLEETEMRVTVELARILEPTLDPVLKGLREVVVEEEEEGGLCGVCQEEMEVGEDVRAMGCMHKFHVFCIYKWLKHKNVCPLCRYSGVTDQ; the protein is encoded by the coding sequence ATGGACGAGATTCAAATAGCCAAATCAAAGGCAGAAATCCTCGACAAACTCACAAACTCCGGTAACTACCCTGACAACCCTACCGGAAGGGTCTCAGCGAAACTCGGCGGCGAGGAGGTAGACTGGGAGAGGATAAGCGGTGTCACGGCGGAGCTGGCCAGGTGGAGGGCACGGGCCACCAACCGGGACTTTTGGACCGTGTTGGAAGAGACCGAGATGAGGGTGACGGTGGAGCTGGCCAGGATTTTGGAGCCCACGTTGGACCCGGTGCTTAAAGGGCTgagggaggtggtggtggaggaagaggaggaaggtGGTCTTTGTGGGGTTTGTCAGGAGGAGATGGAGGTTGGTGAGGATGTTAGGGCTATGGGGTGTATGCATAAGTTTCACGTGTTTTGTATTTACAAGTGGCTTAAGCACAAGAATGTGTGTCCTTTGTGTAGGTACTCTGGTGTCACCGACCAATAA
- the LOC131312588 gene encoding uncharacterized protein LOC131312588 — MEDFELELDEMELVAAAAGYHYYNSLTKQPRCSRNESPCGTRFMVEVLNGDDDGCREMFRMDKHVFHKLCATLRQKGMLRDTPGVMIEEQLGIFLNIVGHNERNRVIQERFEHSGETISRHFNNVLKAVKSLSREFLQPPPISTPTEILTSNRFHPYFKDCLGVIDGMHLPAHVPAKDQSRFRNKKGVLSQNVLAACTFDLQFIFIYPGWEGSAADSRVLRAVLDDPDQNFPQIPQGKYYLVDSGYSNTEGFIAPFEGIRHHIHDYRGANLLPRNAKELFNHRHSCLRNAIQKSFEVLRRRFPILKVAPQYAFHIQRDIVIAACVLHNLIRREERNDWLFAAAAAEGPSSEDLPDLEDGPEMLASPVEGQIASSLRDFIATAMWNDFITKWDEW; from the exons ATGGAGGATTTTGAATTAGAATTGGACGAGATGGAATTAGTTGCTGCAGCTGCTGGTTACCATTATTATAATAGCTTAACTAAGCAACCTCGCTGTAGCCGTAATGAGTCGCCTTGTGGGACTAGGTTTATGGTTGAAGTATTGAATGGTGATGATGATGGATGCCGTGAAATGTTTAGGATGGATAAACATGTATTCCACAAGTTATGTGCCACTCTTCGACAGAAAGGCATGCTACGTGACACTCCTGGAGTTATGATAGAGGAGCAGCTTGGCATTTTCTTGAACATTGTGGGACACAATGAGCGCAACAGAGTAATCCAAGAACGCTTTGAACATTCAGGCGAAACAATTAGCAGGCACTTCAATAATGTGTTGAAGGCAGTTAAGTCATTGTCACGTGAGTTCCTACAACCCCCACCAATATCTACTCCTACAGAAATCCTCACAAGTAACAGATTTCACCCATATTTCAAG GATTGCCTTGGAGTGATAGATGGTATGCACCTCCCTGCACATGTGCCAGCCAAAGATCAATCTCGATTCCGTAATAAGAAAGGTGTTCTATCACAAAATGTTTTGGCAGCTTGCACATTTGACCTgcaatttattttcatttatccGGGTTGGGAAGGCTCAGCTGCAGATTCCCGAGTACTGAGAGCAGTCCTCGACGATCCTGATCAGAATTTTCCTCAAATTCCTCAAG GGAAGTACTATCTTGTTGACAGTGGTTACTCAAATACGGAAGGATTTATTGCTCCATTTGAAGGCATTCGACACCACATCCATGATTATAGGGGTGCTAATCTGTTACCGAGAAATGCAAAGGAGCTATTCAATCACCGACACTCCTGCTTAAGAAATGCAATCCAGAAGTCCTTTGAAGTATTGAGAAGGCGGTTTCCTATTCTCAAAGTGGCTCCTCAATATGCTTTCCATATTCAAAGGGATATAGTTATAGCTGCATGTGTTCTACATAACCTCATCCGGCGCGAGGAAAGAAATGACTGGTtgtttgctgctgctgctgctgaagGGCCTTCAAGTGAAGATTTGCCTGATTTGGAAGATGGACCAGAGATGCTGGCTTCCCCGGTTGAAGGACAGATTGCTTCTTCATTGCGAGACTTTATTGCAACAGCAATGTGGAATGACTTCATAACTAAATGGGATGAGTGGTGA
- the LOC131312589 gene encoding E3 ubiquitin-protein ligase SIS3-like has translation MDEIQIAKSKAEILDKLANSGNYPDNPTGRVSAKLGGEEVDWERISGVTAELARWRARATNRDFRTVLEETELRVTVELARILEPTLDPVLKGLREVVVEEEEEGGLCGVCQEEMEVGEDVRAMGCMHKFHVFCIYKWLKHKNVCPLCRYSGVTDQ, from the coding sequence ATGGACGAGATTCAAATAGCCAAATCAAAGGCAGAAATCCTCGACAAACTTGCAAACTCCGGCAACTACCCTGACAACCCTACCGGAAGGGTCTCGGCGAAACTCGGCGGCGAGGAGGTAGACTGGGAGAGGATAAGCGGTGTCACGGCGGAGCTGGCCCGGTGGAGGGCACGGGCCACCAACCGGGACTTCCGGACGGTGTTGGAGGAGACAGAGCTGAGGGTGACGGTGGAGCTGGCCAGGATTTTGGAGCCCACGTTGGACCCGGTGCTTAAAGGGCTgagggaggtggtggtggaggaagaggaggaaggtGGTCTTTGTGGGGTTTGTCAGGAAGAGATGGAGGTTGGTGAGGATGTTAGGGCTATGGGGTGTATGCATAAGTTTCACGTGTTTTGTATTTACAAGTGGCTGAAGCACAAGAATGTGTGTCCTTTGTGTAGGTACTCTGGTGTCACCGACCAATAA
- the LOC131314113 gene encoding ethylene-responsive transcription factor ERF015-like translates to MDLGPALTLQKGCKRRGKGPYIGVRLRGGRWVSEIRIPKTKTRIWLGSHRSPEKAARAYDAALYCLKEFSCLDEPSMEISKPSPQVTHLSLDPPVLPDPQRMNERDSNMVDDEPHVPAYVPEEEPYIPTYVPEEEPYVPAYVTEADLMSHGNLQLDEWLAQDGEWMGSFR, encoded by the exons ATGGATTTAGGACCTGCATTGACTCTGCAGAAGGGTTGTAAGAGACGAGGTAAAGGTCCTTATATAGGTGTCCGGTTGAGGGGGGGAAGATGGGTCTCTGAAATACGCATTCCAAAGACCAAGACAAGGATATGGTTGGGTTCTCATCGCTCACCGGAGAAGGCAGCTAGGGCATATGATGCAGCCTTGTATTGTTTAAAAG AGTTTTCTTGTTTGGATGAGCCATCAATGGAAATATCAAAGCCTTCTCCACAGGTAACACACCTTTCGCTTGATCCGCCAGTTTTACCAGATCCACAGAGAATGAATGAAAGGGATTCAAACATGGTTGATGATGAACCACATGTCCCAGCTTATGTGCCAGAGGAGGAGCCGTATATCCCAACCTATGTGCCAGAGGAGGAACCATATGTCCCAGCTTATGTGACAGAAGCGGATCTCATGTCACATGGAAACTTACAGTTGGATGAGTGGCTTGCGCAAGATGGAGAGTGGATGGGGAGCTTTCGTTGA